A portion of the Pedobacter cryoconitis genome contains these proteins:
- a CDS encoding inositol oxygenase family protein: protein MKEAIKSTQENPLNSLDQWEDDLLARYPDPKAISQEKDTAAFRNYETPEKASVKEFYRLQHLNQTYDFVQQKRAEYLKFDKMEMSVWEAFDFLNQLVDDSDPDTDLDQLQHLLQTSEAIRSEGHPDWMVLTGLFHDMGKVLCLFGEPQWAVVGDSYPVGCAYADKIVFSEFFAENPDFKNPLYNTKYGIYEPGCGLDNVTMTWGHDEYVYHLLKDYLPEQALYMLRYHSFYPQHRENAYAHLMTSHDKEMFKWVDLFNPFDLYSKSAVPPDWKALKPYYEDLVAKYLPAKLRF, encoded by the coding sequence ATGAAAGAAGCCATCAAATCAACCCAGGAAAATCCATTGAATTCACTTGATCAATGGGAAGACGATCTGTTAGCACGTTACCCTGACCCCAAAGCAATTTCTCAGGAAAAAGATACTGCTGCATTCAGGAATTATGAAACACCTGAAAAAGCATCTGTAAAAGAATTTTACCGGTTGCAGCATCTCAACCAGACTTATGATTTTGTCCAGCAGAAAAGAGCAGAGTATCTGAAATTTGATAAAATGGAGATGTCAGTCTGGGAAGCTTTTGACTTTTTAAACCAATTGGTAGATGACTCAGATCCGGATACTGACCTTGATCAGCTCCAGCATTTATTACAAACCAGCGAAGCGATCAGAAGTGAAGGGCACCCCGATTGGATGGTATTGACTGGTCTTTTTCATGATATGGGAAAAGTACTTTGCTTATTCGGTGAGCCACAATGGGCGGTAGTAGGGGACAGTTATCCTGTAGGCTGCGCTTATGCTGATAAAATAGTTTTCTCTGAGTTTTTTGCAGAGAACCCTGATTTCAAAAATCCATTATACAATACGAAATATGGTATCTATGAACCCGGCTGTGGATTGGATAACGTAACCATGACCTGGGGACATGATGAATATGTCTATCATTTATTAAAAGACTATCTGCCGGAACAAGCTCTGTATATGCTCCGTTACCACTCATTTTATCCTCAGCACCGCGAAAACGCCTATGCACATCTGATGACCAGCCATGATAAAGAAATGTTTAAATGGGTAGATCTGTTTAATCCCTTTGATCTCTATTCTAAAAGTGCTGTCCCGCCAGACTGGAAAGCGCTAAAACCTTATTATGAAGATCTGGTTGCTAAATATCTGCCTGCTAAATTGCGGTTTTAA